One segment of Monomorium pharaonis isolate MP-MQ-018 chromosome 6, ASM1337386v2, whole genome shotgun sequence DNA contains the following:
- the LOC105833762 gene encoding uncharacterized protein LOC105833762, with product MFIPEILDIVVPMNESRPRRRPFKAEFFIDEERYFYLIRFHICIVLVILPIAYVVSSTLFVTLTQHVCGMCTLLGYRAERLFSIVEDKTEYSLIQKSQISTRNVAVFVRQHYNILQFVFI from the exons ATGTTCATACCAGAAATTCTTGATATTGTGGTGCCTATGAATGAATCTCGCCCACGAAGGCGACCCTTTAAAGCTGAATTCTTTATCGATGAGGAGCGATACTTTTACCTCATTCGTTTCCATATATGCATCGTGCTTGTAATCCTACCTATAGCTTATGTCGTGAGTTCCACTCTATTTGTGACTCTCACGCAACACGTTTGCGGAATGTGCACATTGTTagg GTATCGCGCAGAACGTTTATTTTCCATTGTAGAAGACAAGACAGAATACAGTTTAATTCAGAAATCACAAATAAGTACCAGAAATGTGGCCGTTTTTGTACGCCAGCATTACAACATTTTAcagtttgtatttatttaa